In one Gopherus evgoodei ecotype Sinaloan lineage chromosome 1, rGopEvg1_v1.p, whole genome shotgun sequence genomic region, the following are encoded:
- the SERTM1 gene encoding serine-rich and transmembrane domain-containing protein 1 produces MSELDPSSGLVGNMENGTFLELYPTSLSTSVDSSSGRLSNVYVYVSVFLSLLAFLLLLLIIALQRLKNIISSSASYPEYTSDAGSSFTNLEVCSISSQRSAFSNLSS; encoded by the coding sequence atgtcgGAACTTGACCCTTCATCTGGATTAGTAGGAAACATGGAAAATGGGACTTTTCTGGAGCTATATCCCACATCCCTGTCAACTTCAGTGGATTCCTCATCTGGCCGCTTATCAAATGTCTATGTCTATGTTTCTGTATTTCTCAGTCtcttagcatttcttcttttgctATTAATCATTGCACTTCAGAGGCTGAAAAACATCATCTCTTCCAGTGCCTCCTACCCAGAATACACTAGCGATGCTGGAAGTTCTTTCACTAATTTAGAAGTTTGTAGTATTTCTTCCCAGCGATCTGCTTTCTCAAACCTTTCTTCTTGA